Proteins found in one Epinephelus fuscoguttatus linkage group LG4, E.fuscoguttatus.final_Chr_v1 genomic segment:
- the LOC125887193 gene encoding protein Bouncer-like, with the protein MGSQRKSSLDVFLLGPHWFLTSILLATALVLPALSLHGLLCHYCPLQHKGKSCSNLTSECLPNQRCASSRGHYGSFHILSAQGCVDTELCGSYEIISYRGVKFNVSHTCCCRDNCNNRPKSDTNLKTLLGMITDKIEHSHINDVLREESLDSCANYTSSGSSTLPATAS; encoded by the exons ATGGGATCACAAAGAAAGAGCAG TCTGGATGTCTTTTTGTTGGGACCACACTGGTTCCTGACCTCCATCCTGTTGGCCACAGCTCTGGTTCTACCTGCTCTGAGCCTCCACGGCCTGCTGTGTCACTACTGTCCCCTGCAGCACAAAGGCAAGTCCTGCTCCAACCTCACCAGCGAGTGTCTGCCTAATCAGCGCTGCGCCAGCTCCAGAGGACACTACGGCTCCTTCCACATTCTGTCTGCTCAGGGTTGTGTGGACACTGAACTCTGTGGCTCTTATGAAATCATCTCTTATCGAGGGGTCAAGTTCAACGTCAGCCacacctgctgctgcagagacaacTGTAACAACCGACCAAAGTCTGACACCAATCTGAAGACGCTGCTGGGGATGATCACAGACAAGATAGAGCACAGTCACATAAATGATGTTCTTAGAGAGGAGTCTTTGGATTCATGTGCAAATTACACATCGTCAGGGAGCTCAACATTACCTGCCACTGCATCATAA
- the LOC125887196 gene encoding small integral membrane protein 29-like, producing MHFNHTTPHISPSNPRPGFPGYYALIVVVVLILIGCVVAMVYFIRRKSRLDELRHRLIPLYSYDPTEDQEEWENSARDNEEELTEPLYKEGKLAFSSPYGT from the exons ATGCATTTCAACCACACAACTCCCCACATTTCACCCTCAAACCCCAGACCTGGATTTCCTGGTTACTATGCACTCATCGTCGTTGTGGTACTCATACTGATTGGATGTGTGGTGGCAATG GTTTATTTTATCAGGAGGAAGTCAAG GTTAGATGAGCTGCGCCACAGGCTGATTCCTCTGTACAGCTACGACCCCACAGAGGATCAAGAAGAGTGGGAGAACTCTGCCAGGGACAATGAGGAGGAGCTGACT gaaCCTTTGTACAAGGAGGGAAAGCTCGCCTTTTCATCGCCCTACGGAACATGA